From Grus americana isolate bGruAme1 chromosome 22, bGruAme1.mat, whole genome shotgun sequence, the proteins below share one genomic window:
- the LOC129195369 gene encoding feather keratin Cos1-1/Cos1-3/Cos2-1-like yields the protein MIKASPTPHFLSHFSCLLLLGNQVSEPLPQDMSCYDQCQPCLPCQPCGPTPLANSCNEPCVRQCQNSTVIIQPSPVVVTLPGPILSSFPQNTLVGSSTSAAIGSILSCDGVPITSGCCDLSCITSCYCGRRCPPC from the exons ATGATAAAAGCCAGCCCAACTCCTCACTTCCTCAGCCACTTCTcttgcctccttctccttgggaaccAGGTGA GTGAACCTCTGCCCcaagacatgtcctgctacgaccagtgccagccctgcctgccctgccagccctgtggccCGACCCcactggccaacagctgcaatgagccctgtgtcaggcagtgccagaactccaccgtcatcatccagccctcccccgtggtggtgaccctgcccggccccatcctcagctccttcccacagaacaccCTTGTGGGCTCGTCCACCTCCGCTGCcattggcagcatcctcagctgtgatggagtgcccatcacctctgggtgctgtgacctctcctgTATCACCAGCTGCTACTGTGGCCGTAGATGTCCTCCCTGCTAA